The Peribacillus simplex genome contains a region encoding:
- the dnaX gene encoding DNA polymerase III subunit gamma/tau — MGYQALYRVWRPQQFIDVVGQEHVTKTLQNALVGQKVSHAYLFSGPRGTGKTSAAKILAKAVNCEHAPTSEPCNECATCRGITDGSISDVIEIDAASNNGVEEIRDIRDKVKYAPNAVTYKVYIIDEVHMLSQGAFNALLKTLEEPPKHVIFILATTEPHKIPLTIISRCQRFDFKRIQPQDIVGRMSQIIAETGVSCDEQALHIIARAAEGGMRDALSLLDQAISFSSETVSVEDALTVTGSVSQAFLSRLAKAIYDKEVAVALEVLEQLLAMGKDPARFIEDMIYYFRDMLLYQTAPALAESFERVLIDPQFKELAEVISSESIYSIIESFNQTQQDMKWTNHPRIFLEVALVKLCNEQRPNQSDNGQLQQLQQKIEDLEKKLLEMQKNGIPAAMTEKPAEQAKAQRAVKKAYKAPAGKINQVLKQATKPNLNAVKSKWGEVLEQLGQQNQKSLAALLTEAEPVAASTEAFVVKFKYDIHCQMAMENNRFVEVIASIMQQLTGRRMEIAGVPESQWQRLREDFISTQQFDGPEETESKEEDPFIAEARKLVGDDLLEIKE; from the coding sequence GTGGGGTATCAAGCATTATACCGGGTATGGCGGCCACAACAATTCATTGATGTAGTCGGGCAGGAACATGTAACGAAAACGTTGCAGAATGCCTTGGTCGGGCAGAAGGTTTCGCATGCCTATTTATTTTCCGGTCCACGTGGAACAGGGAAAACAAGTGCTGCCAAAATTCTAGCAAAAGCAGTGAATTGTGAGCATGCCCCGACAAGTGAGCCCTGTAACGAATGTGCTACCTGCCGCGGAATCACCGATGGCTCCATATCAGATGTTATAGAAATTGATGCAGCATCCAATAATGGTGTCGAGGAAATCCGTGACATTCGTGACAAGGTCAAATATGCACCTAACGCGGTTACATATAAAGTTTACATCATTGATGAGGTACATATGCTTTCACAAGGGGCTTTCAATGCGCTTTTAAAGACATTGGAAGAGCCTCCGAAGCACGTGATTTTTATATTGGCGACGACTGAACCTCATAAGATTCCACTAACAATCATTTCCCGTTGCCAAAGGTTTGATTTTAAAAGGATCCAGCCTCAAGATATAGTTGGCAGGATGTCACAAATCATTGCAGAAACAGGTGTTTCCTGTGATGAACAGGCCCTGCATATCATTGCGAGGGCAGCCGAAGGCGGGATGCGAGATGCACTAAGCCTTCTTGATCAAGCGATATCCTTCAGTTCGGAGACGGTTTCTGTGGAAGATGCATTGACTGTCACCGGTTCTGTGTCACAGGCATTTTTAAGCCGGCTGGCAAAAGCTATATATGATAAAGAAGTAGCGGTGGCGCTTGAAGTCCTTGAACAATTGCTGGCCATGGGGAAAGATCCGGCTAGGTTCATAGAAGACATGATTTATTATTTCCGTGACATGCTTTTGTATCAAACGGCACCGGCACTGGCGGAATCCTTCGAGCGTGTTTTGATTGATCCCCAATTTAAGGAATTGGCAGAAGTAATCTCTTCTGAATCGATTTACTCCATCATTGAAAGCTTCAATCAAACACAGCAGGATATGAAATGGACAAATCATCCAAGGATTTTCCTTGAAGTGGCTCTTGTGAAGTTATGTAATGAGCAAAGGCCAAATCAAAGTGATAACGGGCAGCTCCAACAGTTGCAGCAGAAAATAGAAGATTTAGAGAAGAAATTACTCGAAATGCAGAAAAACGGCATTCCGGCGGCCATGACGGAAAAACCTGCAGAGCAGGCTAAGGCGCAAAGGGCCGTTAAAAAGGCGTATAAAGCTCCTGCTGGAAAGATCAATCAAGTATTGAAACAAGCTACGAAGCCAAATCTTAATGCTGTGAAAAGTAAGTGGGGGGAAGTGCTTGAACAGTTAGGTCAGCAAAACCAAAAGTCATTGGCAGCTTTATTGACGGAGGCAGAACCTGTTGCTGCGTCTACTGAAGCTTTTGTGGTAAAATTCAAATATGATATTCATTGTCAAATGGCAATGGAAAATAACCGTTTCGTGGAAGTAATAGCCTCGATCATGCAGCAATTGACCGGACGCCGAATGGAGATAGCTGGAGTTCCGGAGAGCCAGTGGCAAAGGTTGCGGGAGGATTTCATATCGACACAGCAGTTCGACGGTCCAGAAGAAACGGAATCAAAAGAAGAAGACCCCTTTATAGCAGAGGCTAGAAAATTAGTCGGCGATGATTTACTTGAAATTAAAGAATAA
- the recR gene encoding recombination mediator RecR — MHYPEPISKLIDSFMKLPGIGPKTAARLAFHVLGMKEDTVLDFAKALVNAKRNLMYCSVCGHITDQDPCYICEDQKRDRSLICVVQDPKDVIAMEKMREFNGLYHVLHGSISPMDGIGPEDINIPDLLKRLQDETVLEVILATNPNIEGEATAMYISRLLRPSGIKVTRIAHGLPVGGDLEYADEVTLSKAIEGRREI, encoded by the coding sequence ATGCATTATCCAGAACCAATTTCCAAGCTCATTGACAGTTTTATGAAATTGCCGGGGATTGGTCCTAAAACGGCTGCTCGATTAGCCTTTCATGTACTAGGCATGAAGGAAGATACTGTTTTGGATTTTGCAAAAGCACTTGTAAATGCTAAGCGGAATCTTATGTATTGCTCAGTCTGTGGTCATATTACAGATCAAGATCCCTGTTATATCTGCGAGGATCAAAAGAGGGACAGAAGTTTGATTTGTGTGGTTCAGGACCCGAAAGATGTAATAGCTATGGAAAAGATGAGAGAGTTCAATGGTTTATACCATGTCCTGCATGGCAGTATTTCCCCGATGGACGGAATCGGTCCGGAAGATATAAATATTCCTGATTTATTAAAGCGCCTGCAAGATGAAACAGTGCTGGAGGTAATTTTGGCTACTAATCCTAACATTGAAGGTGAAGCGACAGCCATGTATATTTCGCGGCTGCTTAGACCATCAGGCATCAAAGTGACCCGAATTGCCCACGGACTTCCTGTTGGCGGAGATTTGGAGTATGCGGATGAAGTGACGCTATCAAAAGCAATAGAAGGAAGAAGAGAAATATAA
- the tadA gene encoding tRNA adenosine(34) deaminase TadA has product MKDDVYYMNLALKEAKKAQMLNEVPIGALIVIDDQVISTGHNLRETEQNATAHAELLAINEACKELGSWRLENATLYVTLEPCPMCAGAILQSRVKRVVFGAHDPKAGCAGTFMDLLRDERFNHQCDVTSGVLGEECGWILTSFFKELRDRKKTLKREQALKIAEENE; this is encoded by the coding sequence ATGAAGGATGATGTTTATTACATGAATTTAGCCTTAAAGGAAGCAAAAAAGGCGCAGATGTTGAATGAAGTGCCGATTGGCGCTTTAATCGTAATAGATGATCAAGTTATTTCGACAGGGCATAACCTGAGGGAAACTGAACAGAATGCGACGGCACATGCGGAGCTACTTGCGATCAATGAGGCTTGCAAGGAACTTGGCAGTTGGCGCCTTGAAAATGCGACATTATATGTAACGCTGGAACCTTGTCCCATGTGTGCAGGGGCCATCTTGCAATCAAGGGTAAAAAGGGTTGTTTTTGGAGCGCATGATCCTAAGGCTGGGTGTGCAGGGACATTCATGGATTTACTTCGTGATGAACGCTTTAACCATCAATGTGATGTAACAAGCGGTGTATTAGGGGAAGAGTGCGGCTGGATATTGACTTCTTTTTTTAAAGAGCTTAGGGATAGAAAGAAAACTTTGAAAAGAGAGCAAGCACTCAAGATTGCCGAAGAAAATGAATAG
- a CDS encoding deoxynucleoside kinase, whose amino-acid sequence MNLRKKYNIPNNAVITIAGTVGVGKSTMTNALANALQFRTSFEKVDTNPYLDKFYDDFNRWSFHLQIYFLAERFKEQKKIFEYGGGFIQDRSIYEDTGIFAKMHYEKGTMNDVDYETYTSLFNAMVMTPYFPHPDLLIYLEGSLDDILYRIQERGRPMEQHTPIEYWQEMHGRYEEWIDQFNACPVLRLNINEYDLMQDEASIEPLIKRIAEYMEQTKLLRNV is encoded by the coding sequence ATGAACTTACGAAAGAAATATAATATTCCAAACAACGCTGTCATTACGATAGCAGGGACGGTTGGCGTAGGAAAATCGACCATGACCAATGCTTTAGCCAATGCCCTTCAATTCAGGACATCCTTTGAAAAGGTTGATACGAACCCCTATCTGGATAAGTTTTACGATGATTTTAATCGTTGGAGTTTCCACCTGCAAATCTATTTCCTCGCTGAACGTTTTAAAGAGCAAAAAAAAATCTTCGAATATGGCGGCGGTTTTATCCAAGACCGTTCCATTTATGAAGACACCGGGATATTTGCAAAAATGCATTATGAAAAAGGCACGATGAATGATGTGGACTACGAAACTTATACAAGCCTTTTCAACGCCATGGTAATGACGCCATACTTCCCGCACCCTGATTTACTTATCTATCTCGAAGGCTCACTGGATGATATCCTCTACCGGATCCAAGAGCGTGGCCGTCCAATGGAACAGCATACCCCAATTGAATATTGGCAGGAAATGCACGGCCGTTACGAAGAATGGATCGATCAATTCAACGCCTGCCCTGTCCTTCGGTTAAATATAAACGAATACGACCTTATGCAGGATGAAGCAAGCATCGAACCTCTTATAAAAAGGATTGCCGAATATATGGAGCAAACCAAGTTATTGCGAAATGTGTAA
- a CDS encoding YaaL family protein, which produces MFFRKKKKLRNEFNDSLIEELEHLKWNWHNQKSLLEKSVDPSEEVIAQTRLAEVKYFYLFREVKRRNVRLKR; this is translated from the coding sequence TTGTTCTTTCGTAAAAAAAAGAAACTTCGGAATGAATTCAATGATTCATTGATTGAAGAGCTTGAACATTTGAAATGGAATTGGCATAATCAAAAATCATTACTTGAAAAAAGCGTTGATCCATCTGAGGAAGTAATCGCCCAAACGAGACTGGCGGAAGTGAAATATTTTTACTTATTCAGGGAAGTTAAAAGAAGGAATGTCCGCTTAAAAAGATGA
- a CDS encoding deoxynucleoside kinase, whose product MKSTPFITVEGPIGVGKTSLAKVIADHFQISLLKEIVDENPFLGKFYKDIDEWSFQTEMFFLCNRYKQLEDIEKKYLTNKQAVVADYHIFKNLIFAERTLKNGQYNKYLEIFNILTRDMPKPNMVIYLNASLDTLISRIGKRGREFEKNISSIYLEQLSADYRTFMEAFEKQHPDIPVLTFNGDELDFVGNKDDLKTIISKIENALHKGVKSNELTKEI is encoded by the coding sequence ATGAAATCCACCCCATTTATCACCGTCGAAGGTCCAATCGGCGTGGGAAAAACATCACTTGCAAAAGTTATCGCAGATCATTTTCAAATTTCATTATTGAAGGAAATTGTAGATGAGAATCCATTTCTCGGGAAATTCTATAAAGATATTGATGAGTGGAGCTTTCAAACAGAAATGTTTTTTCTGTGTAACCGGTATAAACAATTGGAAGATATCGAAAAAAAGTATCTTACTAATAAACAAGCCGTGGTGGCTGATTACCATATATTCAAGAACTTGATATTTGCTGAACGAACGTTAAAGAACGGACAATACAATAAATACCTTGAAATATTCAATATTTTAACACGGGATATGCCTAAACCTAATATGGTGATTTATTTAAATGCAAGTCTTGATACTCTTATCTCCCGAATCGGTAAAAGAGGTCGTGAATTCGAAAAAAATATATCCTCCATTTATTTAGAGCAGTTATCCGCGGATTATCGAACATTCATGGAAGCATTTGAGAAACAGCACCCCGACATACCTGTTCTTACATTCAACGGAGATGAGCTGGATTTTGTCGGGAACAAGGATGATTTGAAAACGATAATCAGCAAAATAGAGAATGCCCTGCACAAAGGAGTAAAGTCAAATGAACTTACGAAAGAAATATAA
- a CDS encoding YbaB/EbfC family nucleoid-associated protein gives MRGGNMQNMMKQMQKMQKKMAEAQEELGEKKVEGTAGGGMVTVIVTGHKEIVDVVIKPEVVDPDDIDMLQDLVLAATNDALKKAEELTNQTMGQFTKGMNLPGMF, from the coding sequence ATGCGCGGCGGTAATATGCAGAACATGATGAAACAAATGCAAAAGATGCAAAAGAAGATGGCAGAGGCACAAGAAGAATTAGGTGAAAAAAAGGTCGAAGGAACTGCTGGCGGCGGAATGGTGACGGTCATCGTGACTGGACATAAAGAAATAGTCGATGTAGTCATCAAACCGGAAGTTGTCGATCCGGATGATATCGATATGCTTCAGGATTTAGTGCTGGCTGCGACTAATGATGCTTTGAAAAAGGCGGAAGAACTGACAAACCAAACGATGGGACAATTCACTAAGGGAATGAACCTTCCGGGTATGTTTTAA
- a CDS encoding isochorismatase family cysteine hydrolase, with the protein MNRPDSPSFALLIIDMINDFDFKYGNMLLEHTKLIVDPILKIKKQMKVKGFPIIYINDHYDLWQADFDKIISRCKNEGNASLIERIKPQPDEFFLIKPKHSAFYGTALNTLLKRLNVETLIITGIAGNICVLFTANDAYMREYKLWIPKDCIASASKEDNHYALKMMNHVLKASIKEGEDF; encoded by the coding sequence ATGAATCGACCTGACTCACCTTCTTTTGCTTTGCTTATCATTGATATGATCAATGATTTTGATTTCAAATACGGAAATATGCTCCTTGAACATACGAAACTTATCGTCGACCCGATTTTGAAAATAAAAAAGCAAATGAAAGTAAAAGGTTTTCCAATCATTTATATAAACGACCATTATGATTTATGGCAAGCTGACTTCGATAAAATTATTAGTAGATGTAAAAATGAAGGAAATGCCTCATTAATCGAAAGGATAAAACCTCAACCGGACGAATTTTTTCTCATCAAGCCGAAACATTCCGCATTTTATGGGACGGCACTCAATACACTACTTAAACGATTAAACGTGGAAACCCTGATCATTACTGGCATAGCTGGCAACATCTGCGTGCTATTCACAGCCAATGATGCCTATATGCGGGAATATAAATTATGGATTCCGAAGGATTGCATCGCTTCTGCATCAAAGGAAGATAATCATTACGCATTAAAGATGATGAACCATGTTCTCAAGGCATCCATTAAAGAAGGTGAAGACTTTTAA
- a CDS encoding pro-sigmaK processing inhibitor BofA family protein, giving the protein MSLEPVVFVAVIGGLILMLLIIGAPLRPVRFIGQGIIKVIIGAAFLFFLNTLGNQAGIHVPINPVTSAVAGLLGIPGVAALAAIGYWII; this is encoded by the coding sequence ATGAGTTTGGAACCAGTTGTCTTTGTTGCCGTAATTGGCGGCCTGATTTTAATGCTCCTCATTATCGGGGCGCCATTAAGACCTGTCCGGTTTATAGGGCAGGGGATTATAAAGGTCATTATCGGTGCAGCATTTTTGTTCTTTTTGAATACACTTGGGAATCAAGCGGGCATTCATGTACCCATCAACCCCGTTACCTCGGCAGTCGCCGGCCTGCTTGGAATACCGGGGGTTGCCGCTTTGGCGGCCATTGGTTATTGGATCATTTAA